The following nucleotide sequence is from cyanobacterium endosymbiont of Braarudosphaera bigelowii.
CCTCATTCTAGTTATATGGTTCCAGGAGGTGTAATGTGTGCGCCAACACTAACTGATGTTACACGTGGCTGGGGAATAATGGAGTATTTTCGTACTAATTGGCTAGAACCTGTTTGGTTAGGATGCTCTCTTGAAAGATATGAAAAAATTCAGACCTATGAAGATTTTCTGGAATGGCTAGAAGAGAGTCCTGATCACGCTAATTCCGATCTAGGGTTTTATTGGCGTATGGGGCTAGATATCGGATTAGATAAATACGGTCAAGGACCAGGAAGATACTTAACTTGGGGGTATCTTCCACATGAAGATAAGTATCAAAAGCCTACGATTAAGGGTCGTAATTCAGCTGTAATAATGAAAGGAGGTGTTTATGACAGCTTTACTGATATGCACCATATGGTAGATCATAGTTTTGTCATGGAAAATACAAGTCACTCCTGGTATGAGGAAGGTATTGACGATGTTCATCCTTTTGATAGGGTTACTAATCCTCAAAGTATGAATAAAGGAGATTATGATAATAAGTATTCATGGTCAACAGCAGTAAATCATAAAGATTTAGGCCGGATGGAAGTGGGTTCCCTTGCACGTCAATTAGTAGCAGGTGGAAAACATGGAGAAAGCTGGCAACATTATGATGGTTTAATCTTAGATATGTTTAAAAAAATGGGTGGCCCTAGTGTACATCTAAGAGAAATTGCCCGGATGCATGAATCTGTAAAATTATATAGAGAAGCAGAAAGATGTTTACGAGAATTCAAGCTTAATGATCCTTGGTATATTAAGCCCAAAGAAAAAGATGGACGTGGTTGGGGAGGAACAGAGGCTAGCCGTGGTGCTCTATGCCATTGGGTTGAAGTAGAAAAAGGAGTTATCAAAAATTATCAGGTAATTGCTCCTAGTACCTGGAATATTGGTCCCAGAGACGGTAAAGATATTAGAGGTCCCATTGAAGAAGCACTGATTGGTATACCTATCGAAGATATGAATAATCCAGTGGAAGTTGGTCATGTCGCCCGTTCATTTGATTCTTGTTTAGTCTGTACAGTACATGCACATGATGCTAAAACAGGTAAAGAATTAGCAAGATTTCGCACTAACTAGAGATTAAATGGAAGTGATATAAATTATAAATCACTTCCATTTAATTTTTCCTGACGCTAATAATATTATTAAAATTTTGTCTCATTAAAATGTTTAACTAGAGTGGTATGAGGAAGAGGTCCTTTTAAATGGCTCCATGGTAATATTTGATCCGTCTTCCAGATACTATGAACATAATATTCTAGAGATGGTATCTCTCCTTTAAGTTCTTTAAAGGCACGTTTATAACTACCTAAAGAATTTCCATAATAGCGAGTTAATTTGAACAATTTACTTAAACGCCGATCACCTCTAGAAATCAAAGCTTGAATTATGGACCAATTATAACTCTCTGGACGAAATTCTATTCTTTTTTTGCCTAAAACTTTTTCTAAATATTTTAGTCTTTTTTTAGATAGTTTATTTACTCCTAGCCACTGAAACGGAGTATGAGATTTTGGGATAAATGTACTACATCCAAACGTTATTTTTAATCCTTGTGCTGCTTTGTGTATAGCATCTAACATCAAAATCGTTTGTTCTATATCTTCCTCATCTTCCCCTGGTATTCCAACCATTCCATATAATTTAATATTTTTTAATCCACCAATTTTTGCATTAATTGCTGCATTAATAATTTCATCATTATCTAACTTCTTGTTAATATTTTTTCTAATTTTTGCTGAACCACTTTCAACAGCAATTGTTATTGATTTTGTATTACGATTAGTTAATAAGTTTGCTAATCTTTCCGTAACTGTATTAGCTCTAACTGAAGCGATACTTACTCTAATATCATCATACTTAGGTTGATTTAAATAATTTAATAAACTATCAAACTCTGGATGTTGCGTAATGGATGGTCCTAGCAAGCCAATTCTATTGGTAACTTTAAGACCTTTTTCAATATTTGGAATTAAAGAAGTATCTAAATCGGCTATACGAAAAGGCAAGTTCAGATAACTAACCAGACAAAAACGACACATTTCCGGACAACTTCTAACTACTTCTAGCATATATATATTTTCCCAAACAGCATTTTTTGTAACTACTGTTGAAGTTGAAAAAGAATTACCACGATAAATTTGTTTTTCAATACTTGAAGGAGTGTTTGTTTCAATTGCTTTAATCGATTTAATTTCCCCGTCATAGTCGTAATAAGTAATTTCATATAAACTTGGTATATAAATTCCAGGAATTGTTGCTAAATAAGATAATTTAACAGCTCGACTTTCATTTCTTACAATTTTATATGCCTCTAAAAAATCATGTATTAGCTTTTCTCCATCACCCAGTAAAATTACATCAAAAAAATCAGCAAAAGGTTCAGGATTAGCTGTGAGAGTAGGACCACCTCCAAATATTAATGGGTGATTCTCATTTCGTTCATTTGTTTGAAGAGGAATACCTAAAATGTCTAAAATATCAAAAACGTTAACATAATCTAATTCCCATGAAAAAGAAAAGCCTAATAGCTCAGATTTTTTGGGCAAAGGTTCTTTAATATCTGTAAATAAACGACTAACATTGACATCATTTCTACTAGCAAAAGTAGCCCAGACAGTTTGATAACCCAAACTCGTAATACCTACACTGTAACTATTTGGAAAGCAGAAAATTATTTGAATGGCATTACTATCAGGTATCGTTGGTTTAAATAGTAATCGTTCTTGATCAAAAATAATCGTCATATTTTAATTTTGTTTATTTTTCAATTTTTTAAATCTATTTCTCAAAGCTCTAGATTGAATAATATTAATAGTTGAATTTTTTATTAATATTATTTCAACTGTTAATCTAATTATTTGGTTCAAGCATATTAACTTATCAAGAGAACAATCATTTTTATATTAGAAATAAAAAATACCTATATTTATAAATTTCTACTTAATTTTTTTATTAAAGAACTTATAAAAGTTATTACAGATTATTGTTATATATTTATCTAATATCATTTACTATTAATAATAACTCTATTTTTAATAACAATTTAATTTATCTTTTATACAAGCTAAAACTATGGTTAAAAGAAATAACTATTTTTATTTTCCATGGTATAGATAATAGTTTTCACTCCCTACACGACAAGAACATATAAATTTTTACGAGAATAAAAGATTAATAATATATAATCAGGCTAATCATATATTTACAAAATAATTATATGCAGAAAAATATTAACAATATGTTAGAAATTGGTACGATAGTAGGTCCTAGGGGATTAAAAGGAGAAGTAAAAGTTTTATCTAGTACAGATTTCCCTGAAAGATTTGAAGTATCGGAAGAGCACTGGATGAGGGACCCTTCTCAATCATCAATTCAATTAGTTAAATTAATCAATAGTCGCTATGTAGCAAATAAAAATATTTATGTTGTTCGTTTACAAGGGATAGAGACCAGAGATCAAGCAGAAATACTAAGGAATCATAAGCTTTTGGTTACCAATAATTCTATACCGAAGTTAGGAAAAGAAGAGTATCATATGTCTCAACTTGTAAACTTAAAAGCCTATCATATAAAAACAAAAAAACTTATAGGTATTGTGACTGATATATTTACAACAGGTCATGATTTATTAGAGATTAAGTTAAATAATTTACCTTTACAAGAATCAGACAAGGAACAAAAAATCTTAATTCCTTTCGTTTATGAGATTGTTCCAGTAGTAGATTTAAAAAATAAGAGAATAGAAATTAATCCACCCAAAGGATTATTAGAGTTATCTACAGTGAAATAAAACCTCAAATAAGAGTTACAGTTTCTTAAAAATTAAAATTTAATCATAATTTTTGAATTTGATTGATCCATTATGTCCCATAACAGATTACAATCTACTTTTGATAAATCATAATTTACTAAAATTAAGGAGAAAGCTATTCCTGAGCAATTAAACCTAACCGTGAGTTTAAGGGGAACTCATGAGACAAACGGTAATCACCAAATTTTCCGTTTAACTGGCTTATTAGATGCCTTTTCTGAACCTATATTTCGTAAAGTTGTTGGAACATATATAGACAAGGGTCCTTACGATATTATTCTGGTCTTAACTCAAATTGATTTTGTGGATAGTTCAGGATTAGGAGCATTAGTACAGTTAGTTAAACAAGCCCAAAATCACAATGGAAGCCTACAAGTTGTCACTAATCCTAGGGTTACACAAACTGTAAAACTAGTACGTTTAGAGGAATTTTTATCTTTACAGACAACGCTAGAAGATGCTATTTCTCGTCTTAAAAATAAGAAAAACAGTTAGGATGTTTATTCTCTCAGTGTTAAACCAAGCCAATATTTCCAGTATGGTATGATAAAAAAATGTTACCCTGATGTTGGTTTCCAAATGTTCGTACAGACGAAAGACCATAGCAGCATTGACCGGTTATCTCCTGCTTTTTTAGCTTATATCGGTGATGCTGTCTACGAGCTTTATGTGCGTACAGCTTATTTATTACCTCCGCGTAAATTAGCCGATTATCATAATCAGGTTGTTGCGCAAGTTAGAGCAGAAACTCAAGCAGCAGCTTTACAACAATTACAGCCATATTTAACAGAGACTGAGAAAGATATTGTTAGGCGGGGAAGAAATGCTACTACTAGCCATCCCCGTCGTTTAAAGCCAGAAATTTATCAACAGGCAACCAGCTTGGAAACACTCATAGGCTATTTATATTTACGAGACTCTCAACGACTAAATGAAATACTCAAAAGTTTAGTTTAATAATTTCAATCTTGAGAGAAAAATTATGTTTAACAAGTCAAATTCCGAGCGTCATAATAATCAGTTAGAGAAAAAAAATATTTTTAGAAAAAGAGTTAATTCTGTTTCTAGTAATTTAAATCCAAAAATATCGAAATCTCATGAAGATGATGGCTTAATATATGGACGTCATGCAGTTCTCGCAGCTCTGGAAAATGATCGTCAACTAAATCGTATATGGGTTACGAATAAGCTTTATCATGACTCTCGTTTTTGTAATCTTTTACGAACATCAAAAAGCAAAGGCGCAATAGTAGATGAAGTTTCTCTCCAACGTTTATCCCAAATTACTGATGGTTCTAATCATCAAGGAATAGCTGCTCAAGTCTCTCCTTACTATTACTACACTTTAGATGAATTAATCACACAAGCTAAAGAAAAAAGTGACCAGCCAGTTATTATCATTGCTGATGGTATTGTTGACCCTCAAAACCTAGGATCTATCATCCGTACTTCTGAGGCTATGGGTTGTCAGGGATTAATTATTCCTCAGAGAAGAGCTGCTAGTATTACTTCATCTGTGGCCAAAGTTGCTGCAGGAGCTTTAGAGTCTTTTCCTGTAGCTAGAGTAATTAACTTAAACCGTGCTTTAGAAACTTTAAAAACTGAAGGATTCTGGATTTATGGAACAGTAGCCGAAGGAGGAAAAAAATTACCTAATTTTAACTTTTCTGGTGCTATTGGTTTGGTTATAGGTTCAGAAGGTAATGGATTAAATTTACTTACTCAACGTTGCTGTGATGAATTACTTTCGATCCCCTTGGAGGGAAAAACTTCCAGTTTGAACGCTTCTATAGCTACCTCGATTAGTATTTATGAAGTTTTTCGTTCTCGTTCTATTGCTAAAAATAACAATTTAAATAATATTTCTACTAAGGGGAGGTAATAAATATTGGGATTCTATTTTTAGCAATAGAACGAGAATTATTACTTTGCCTTTTTATCCTGAAAACACCATTTGCCAATGGTAGGGTATTTAACCTTTATTATCTTGATAATTTTAGTTTGTATAATCAGTTAATTAAAAAATTATTATATAAGATAAAAATGCTAGGATAATAACAAAAATATATAAATATAAGTTTATGTTACAAACAGCTATATCTCCAGTAGTTCTGGTGATTTTAGATGGTTGGGGTTATAGTCTTGAAAAAAATTATAATCCAATTAAGATGGCAAAAACTCCTGTAATGGATTGTTTATGGGAAGTTTATCCAAAGACACTTATCGAAACATCAGGTAAGTATGTGGGTCTTCCTGAAGGACAAATGGGTAATTCAGAGGTGGGTCATCTTAACTTAGGTGCAGGACGTATTGTTCCTCAAGAGTTAGTAAGGATTTCTAATACTATTGATGATAAATCATTTTATAATAATGAAGTTTTAATTAGCCTTTACGAAAAAGTTAAATCTTGTCAAAAAAAATTACATTTAATCGGTCTATGCTCTGAGGGAGGAGTACATTCCCATTTGGATCATTTGTTAGAATTGTTGAATTTAGCTAAGCAAAGAGAACTAACAGATGTTTGTATTCATGCAATTACGGATGGAAGAGATACGAAAAAAAATGATGGTATTAAATCTATTAATAAAATATATCAACATACTGAAAAAATAGGTTTAGGGCGTATTTCTACAATAAGTGGACGTTATTATGCAATGGATAGAGACCAACGTTGGGAAAGAATTAAATTAGCCTATGATACCATTACTCAAGATGTACTTAAGGACAAATGTTCTGCACTTGATGTACTGAAAAATTCTTATAAAGAAAATAAAACTGATGAATTTATTATTCCTACTCGAGTCGATAGTGGAGCTATTGAAGATGGAGATGGAGTAATTTTTTTTAA
It contains:
- the rimM gene encoding ribosome maturation factor RimM (Essential for efficient processing of 16S rRNA) yields the protein MQKNINNMLEIGTIVGPRGLKGEVKVLSSTDFPERFEVSEEHWMRDPSQSSIQLVKLINSRYVANKNIYVVRLQGIETRDQAEILRNHKLLVTNNSIPKLGKEEYHMSQLVNLKAYHIKTKKLIGIVTDIFTTGHDLLEIKLNNLPLQESDKEQKILIPFVYEIVPVVDLKNKRIEINPPKGLLELSTVK
- a CDS encoding B12-binding domain-containing radical SAM protein, producing MTIIFDQERLLFKPTIPDSNAIQIIFCFPNSYSVGITSLGYQTVWATFASRNDVNVSRLFTDIKEPLPKKSELLGFSFSWELDYVNVFDILDILGIPLQTNERNENHPLIFGGGPTLTANPEPFADFFDVILLGDGEKLIHDFLEAYKIVRNESRAVKLSYLATIPGIYIPSLYEITYYDYDGEIKSIKAIETNTPSSIEKQIYRGNSFSTSTVVTKNAVWENIYMLEVVRSCPEMCRFCLVSYLNLPFRIADLDTSLIPNIEKGLKVTNRIGLLGPSITQHPEFDSLLNYLNQPKYDDIRVSIASVRANTVTERLANLLTNRNTKSITIAVESGSAKIRKNINKKLDNDEIINAAINAKIGGLKNIKLYGMVGIPGEDEEDIEQTILMLDAIHKAAQGLKITFGCSTFIPKSHTPFQWLGVNKLSKKRLKYLEKVLGKKRIEFRPESYNWSIIQALISRGDRRLSKLFKLTRYYGNSLGSYKRAFKELKGEIPSLEYYVHSIWKTDQILPWSHLKGPLPHTTLVKHFNETKF
- a CDS encoding nickel-dependent hydrogenase large subunit: MVVQKLEISPVGRVEGDLDIRVDIEDGYVVNAWTKAELFRGFEVILKGKDPQAGLIVTPRICGICGASHLTCASWALDTIWETEVPRNAILARNLGQVVETIQSHPRHFYALYATDLTNKRYKNSPFYEEACKRFTPFTGTSYEIAIVTSAKPVELYALFGGQWPHSSYMVPGGVMCAPTLTDVTRGWGIMEYFRTNWLEPVWLGCSLERYEKIQTYEDFLEWLEESPDHANSDLGFYWRMGLDIGLDKYGQGPGRYLTWGYLPHEDKYQKPTIKGRNSAVIMKGGVYDSFTDMHHMVDHSFVMENTSHSWYEEGIDDVHPFDRVTNPQSMNKGDYDNKYSWSTAVNHKDLGRMEVGSLARQLVAGGKHGESWQHYDGLILDMFKKMGGPSVHLREIARMHESVKLYREAERCLREFKLNDPWYIKPKEKDGRGWGGTEASRGALCHWVEVEKGVIKNYQVIAPSTWNIGPRDGKDIRGPIEEALIGIPIEDMNNPVEVGHVARSFDSCLVCTVHAHDAKTGKELARFRTN
- the rlmB gene encoding 23S rRNA (guanosine(2251)-2'-O)-methyltransferase RlmB translates to MFNKSNSERHNNQLEKKNIFRKRVNSVSSNLNPKISKSHEDDGLIYGRHAVLAALENDRQLNRIWVTNKLYHDSRFCNLLRTSKSKGAIVDEVSLQRLSQITDGSNHQGIAAQVSPYYYYTLDELITQAKEKSDQPVIIIADGIVDPQNLGSIIRTSEAMGCQGLIIPQRRAASITSSVAKVAAGALESFPVARVINLNRALETLKTEGFWIYGTVAEGGKKLPNFNFSGAIGLVIGSEGNGLNLLTQRCCDELLSIPLEGKTSSLNASIATSISIYEVFRSRSIAKNNNLNNISTKGR
- a CDS encoding STAS domain-containing protein — its product is MSLRGTHETNGNHQIFRLTGLLDAFSEPIFRKVVGTYIDKGPYDIILVLTQIDFVDSSGLGALVQLVKQAQNHNGSLQVVTNPRVTQTVKLVRLEEFLSLQTTLEDAISRLKNKKNS
- a CDS encoding Mini-ribonuclease 3 is translated as MFVQTKDHSSIDRLSPAFLAYIGDAVYELYVRTAYLLPPRKLADYHNQVVAQVRAETQAAALQQLQPYLTETEKDIVRRGRNATTSHPRRLKPEIYQQATSLETLIGYLYLRDSQRLNEILKSLV